A region of the Microbacterium sp. SL75 genome:
GTACAGGCCGGTCCGGCCGCTCCGGGCGCGCCGCGCGGCGGTCGCCGTGAGCGTCTGTCCGGACGTCGTCGACTTCAGGAACGTGATGTCCGCCCCACCGGCGACGGTGACGCGCTCGTCCTCGTTGCACGCGATCGCGAACGCCGTGTCGGCGAGGGTGAAGACGAGCCCGCCGTGGGTGATGGCGAAGCCGTTGAGCATGTCGTCGCGCACGGTCATCGACACCCGCGACTCCCCCGGCGCGTCGTGCTCGACGACCATGCCGAGCATGGCCGATGCCTGATCGCGCTGCATCATCGGCCGCAGGCT
Encoded here:
- the paaI gene encoding hydroxyphenylacetyl-CoA thioesterase PaaI; its protein translation is MSLRPMMQRDQASAMLGMVVEHDAPGESRVSMTVRDDMLNGFAITHGGLVFTLADTAFAIACNEDERVTVAGGADITFLKSTTSGQTLTATAARRARSGRTGLYDIRVTDESGDLVAEVRGRSITTDRRPPTPAAATSAIRTSSAPHAATATEDVQIAEGARATDPDPARATDPRTPHDPAPERNAALSTTEVFR